One region of Diabrotica undecimpunctata isolate CICGRU chromosome 6, icDiaUnde3, whole genome shotgun sequence genomic DNA includes:
- the Faf2 gene encoding FAS-associated factor 2 — translation MNYLRDNGSLGLTTEQTEKVLQLQDLTGIEDITICRDVLQRHQWNLEVAVQEQLNIREGRPSIYATESRPPAVVSDHLGQHVFYTPPTDGSGSGFRGLFKTVFNFMWNMCYNTLITLLQLGRRLLRIQDTRRPNYLQDVMDFIRVYEEKYPRIHPVFYQGTFSQVLNDTKRELRFLLVYLHDSKAADTDKFCNRTLADQEIIRYVNQNFLFWGCSAYSDEGTKTAAAVRASSYPFLAVLVLKDNKMTIVGRLEGFTDAILLKQRLTNIVSEYEINLLSARADRLEASINRSLRFQQDEAFQESLRADQEKERRREQERRAKQEELRKLEEEKLAEQARRESLAQEKIDSLQRVPPEPEASHPDAVHVVFKLPCGSRLERRFLKTHSLESVFYFVFCHPNAPDAFEITTNFPKRVLNCRQESQNVILTLEQAGLKNREVLFINDLDA, via the exons atgaatTATTTAAGGGATAACGGGAGTCTTGGGTTAACCACAGAACAAACTGAGAAAGTTCTTCAATTGCAAGACCTAACTGGAATTGAGGACATCACTATATGCAGAGATGTTTTACAAAGGCACCAATGGAACTTAGAAGTTGCAGTTCAagaacaattaaatattagagaAGGAAGACCTAGCATATATGCCACTGAATCAAGACCTCCTGCAGTTGTTAGTGATCATTTAGGACAACATGTCTTTTATACACCACCTACAGATGGTTCTGGGAGCGGATTTAGAGGACTTTTTAAGACTGTATTTAATTTCATGTGGAATATGTGCTACAACACACTGATCACATTACTTCAACTTGGCCGTAGATTACTCC GCATACAAGATACACGCAGGCCAAATTACCTACAAGATGTGATGGATTTTATTAGAGTTTATGAAGAAAAGTATCCTAGAATCCATCCTGTATTTTATCAAGGAACCTTCTCACAAGTATTAAATGATACTAAAAGAGAATTAAGGTTTTTGTTAGTGTATTTACATGATTCCAAAGCAGCAGACACAGATAAATTCTGTAATAGGACATTAGCTGATCAAGAAATAATTCGATATGTGAATCAAAACTTTTTATTTTGGGGCTGTTCTGCATATTCTGATGAGGGTACAAAAACTGCTGCAGCTGTCCGAGCAAGTTCTTATCCATTTTTGGCCGTTTTAGTTCTTAAGGATAACAAGATGACTATTGTTG GTAGGCTAGAAGGATTTACTGATGCAATACTGTTAAAACAGAGACTGACGAACATTGTTAGTGAGTACGAGATTAATTTACTAAGTGCGAGAGCTGATAGACTAGAAGCAAGTATTAACAG atcaCTGAGGTTTCAACAAGATGAAGCTTTTCAGGAAAGTTTAAGAGCTGATCAAGAAAAAGAAAGGAGGCGTGAGCAAGAAAGAAGGGCCAAACAGGAGGAGCTTCGTAAATTAGAGGAG GAAAAACTCGCCGAGCAAGCGCGCAGAGAAAGCTTGGCACAAGAAAAAATTGATTCCTTACAAAGAGTCCCGCCAGAGCCAGAAGCTAGCCATCCTGATGCTGTGCATGTAGTTTTTAAATTGCCTTGTGGTAGTAGACTTGAGAGACGATTTCTCAAAACACATTCCTTAGAG TCGGTGTTTTACTTCGTATTTTGCCATCCAAATGCGCCAGATGCGTTTGAAATAACCACCAATTTTCCAAAACGAGTGTTGAATTGTCGTCAAGAAAGCCAAAATGTTATATTAACGCTGGAACAGGCAGGTTTGAAAAATAGAGAAGTTCTATTCATAAACGACCTAGATGCTTAA